gtGGTCAACATTGCTGAGATGCATATTGTATGGAAGAGCTTAAATCAGTCATAGGTCATACAAATTAATTACTAAATGCCttattgaaatgtttattttttattttttttcactatcGTTtatcagggccgtaaccacaatatactttgagagGGTGTATTGACTATTCACCATTTggagaaattcgccgttttgaattgaaaatatgtcaggTACAGTATGTGATTCGGATgtaataattgtgaatgtgaaaacattaacggagccgttttcagcatatcaggcttaagacaaagagcgaatgtgtgtatattgtaaaggaattgaataaatgtggtaatctggtaagcttttgaagtagctttttagaaaaatcTCATGACgttgtctaagaaaattatctataaaaaacacaaagtagagcgttatcacccagatcagaactagaacatggttaaccttgtgacttgtgacttctattgtgcttttaggttttggcaaggtcagtgtcatatattcttaatgcaaatattcttaggtaataatttaaaattaatttaagattttctaaataatttatttatgtctttaattaataatgaattttgtacagcatctcctaagagtcttattttaaaagagaccattttattttgagtacatcttgtcaggtttgtgctaacaaaatgagccaccagttcaAGGAGTAgttcacataaaataaataaacaaaaaaaaaacctcatactcaccattatgttgtttttttttttcttggaacataaaaatagatatattaAGCAGCTCTATTCTATAGAATAACAGTtcatagtgagcaggagctgtcaagcttcataaaggacaaatactataaattgTTATTAAAGGTTCAGTTTAAAAACATCATAACAGTATCATAACATAACAgtaagtccatatgacttgtgcattatattccaaactttctggggccatacaacagctatgtgttgtcttgtactgtgtgaactttaaaaatacatgtatcttttaaaaccaaaaattatacaattttgggcctttatcgcatttcaagcctttatttaGAAAATGATTGTATTCAGCatctttactatattaaaggaccatagaggaccattatatttgtgacctcaacacccgtgaccccccacccccaaaatggttttgtcccccccaatgttcaagacatggttatggccttgTCGTTTATCATCATAGATTGCATATTTAAAGATACTGAGGGAGGGCCGCTCGTCACAGACACAGCATAATTAATAGACAAAGATATTTCTCCACATAGCATCCATGTAATAACTTCATAACTGTTTGATCGTGAGATAACATGTAGTGTTAGATAAAACTGTTACTGCAAAGTTACGAGCATTTGAATTGTGCATATTAATTAACCTCTTGCGACGGTTTAATTTTAagagagaagatgatttaatgttagtaatttaggTGTACcaacaataatattttaaagaaGAATTATATCTTACCATTATTGAGAGCTGAAAATTAGGATCCACTCTGCCAGTGTCACTCAGTCACTGTTCCTTCAGAAAACAGCACGTAGTGCACTGCCAAAATGTAGGGCGTGTTTAGAATTTTCTGAtgtaaaaaatctaatttggatTATTGATGAAAACTGGGACAGAAAATGGACAATGTCGCATTGTGTcactgcaaacattaaaaaaattctagTTTTATGTTTACAGTATTCTTTTGATGAAACACTAGGGGACCCCACCAAGTTACATTATTTTGGCCTTAtgggggtcccttaactcttacAGGGGGGTTCCAGATCCCCCCAAATCACCCCTAAATTCGAACACTGCTTTTATCGAATTCCGTTGTTGAAACATTATTTTGAGGCCTCACGTAGACGACTGTGgtttcaagccatcaacagagctgaccgGACTGAGATGATTTCAACTCGTAGCTTTGTAGCGAACATTTATTGCAAACATTATTACAGGcatgttattaactcatatcattataataattgtcTTAACtaagaatatttctgtatttatgatgGCTTTATGTCATGTTATCTAAGACAACAGTTTgccggctttctgccaccacttactggaCATGCGCAGTAATAACATTGCTACATACGTTTTAAGCAGCAGATGCTCTGTAAACAAGCTTATTGCTAATTCGCAGCACCTGTCCATGGTTAGGATTTTAGTTAAATACAAGCAAGCCAACcaaaaaaagcaagaaaaaaaaaaagcaaataaaacaaacaaaaagcaaaacaaaccaaaaaaggttacaaataatataaaacagACAACAGAGACTGTACACAACCATCAATGTTCACAAACCAGATTTTgtttaagctattttttttttttattttctattttttttttttttttcaactctgTTTGTCTTTTGATTTCTATTGGTAAATTAGTCCATAACTGTATACCTTTTACTGAGAATGATGACTCTCCAAATGATGTCTTACATATTGGTACTTTACAGTTGTGACTTGTTACACCCCTCGTAATTCCcttatcctcttgttttgttATTAGTAGACAAATGGTTTCTGGAGctaaattatttatacatttaaaaatctatttaatgaACGAGACTAGACTTTTTTATGTACATAAATTGACAAAGATGCCATTTCATTGACTTCTGATCCATTATTTTCACagcttttttatataaatacacaGTGGATTTAATAACTGACTCCAGACAGTCAGGCTTCTCTAGCCATCTTTGATTTGTAATGTGAAttaaatgaggctgtgagggatagacttaccatctcttcagtgaAAATCGCTAGCTTGCACCAGCGGATGCAAAATGGTTATGCAAAGAACTAGTACTGTATTTCTGTGATATTTCAAGGCCAATTTGCATGTATTGCACGTTACCGTAGCATTTTTTGTCATCTTGATCAAAATACATTTGGGACAAATGTAAGGTAAGTGACTAGTCGACTTCAGGCTGACAGTGTCGACTAGTCACTAGGCTAGTTATAGACTACTAGTTGGCTAGTCTGTGCAACCCCTAGTGATTAGTATTCCCTTTGGTGAATCTGGTGTACCATATGTTTcgcaaattaattttcatttttgtggatACAACTTCTTTACAGACTAAAAATGTTGTTCTTTTAACAGGTTCAGGTTTAGCTTGTTTTGTCTAATAACAACTTGTTTCTGAACTAACCACAGTCTTCACTCATCACCACAATGTTAACCCTGATTATAATTGTGAGATAACTTTTATTTTGGAGgcaacaaatttatttttgtcttaaacTTGTAAGGGGTTACAGTGTACCCTTTCTACAGGATAGCAAAACCATTgataatataatttctttattactcaaaatgtaacttctgtgtgccaaaattacacacacacaaaaaaaagaaaactcaccATGTCATCAGTGATGTTGAGGCTGAGGGCGCCAGCGCTGTGGTAAACAAAACCTGCTGAGTTGGCCGTGAAGGCAGAGACTCCAATGTACAGCATACTAGTGTCCTCAGAAGGCAATGAGAAAGGTGTTGGGGAGAAGGGGGGTTCTTTGTGTTGTCCGATGTTGTAGAATTCACCCTGAAAAGTGCAAAAACCCAATTATGACCTAGCTTAAGTTGTAAAAGTAGCATTATGTTTTCACAGAGAATTTGACAAATTTTTAGTAAAGTATGGTAGTATGTAAGGTATGCTGGTTGTTTTATAATGCCTAATATTACCTTTAAACCCAAGTCAATGGAGGTACTGGAAATGGCAGGAGATGCCACCATGGAGTATTCAATCTCAGCGTACTTGTCTACTCTGGCTAAAACTGAAGGGAACAACAACAGAGAAGTAAATTGGCTGTGAACATTAAGCTGTATTTAATGCTGAGGATTTTCATCACAAACCCAAATGATTGATAAATGATTGTTAATCATCGCACCATTTAATGTTTTCAGGTGGGGGTTCATATCAGCAATGGAATCAGCAACCAGAGGGCAGATCTGAAACAGCATATAGTTGGTTGTGAAACTCTGGTATATTTTTATTGGCTTTCTGTTCCTAATCAACTGTGGGCATTGACAATCACATCCTCACCTGTTTCTGCAGAGCATCACGCAGGGCCTTATTAATGAAGGAACTGAAGAGGTTATACAACCAGCTGCCACAAAAATAGGAAAAATTGTGCACAATAGTACAAATGTTTATTCTCAAAAGCAAACTTAACACAATCATTTGCTTCAAATTGGTTTAATCTTTTGTCACATAACAATAAGAATTGCTGGTTCTTTCCATAAATACAGTTTGACTGATGTCATATTACTTGTTACTGTTGCACTGACTGCATTCGTAAAGCTCAGCATGCAACTATGTTACCAAAGAATTTGTAAGAAAcaatatcaaacaaatatttttttttcctttaatgtaTGGGAAATAGCCTATATGTTCATCAATAACTATAAACAAAATTTTGTCCGAAACTTGCTAGCCCCAACTCATTTAAGctatagattattattattattattattattattattattattattattgtatttttatacatatttaattatgtttgtttaatgtttattgctgtaaaaatacaaaatcaaagaaataatggttttatttaaactgtaaactgTATATTGCAAATTGTAaatgaatgtaaaataaaactgcatataTAATATTTCGTTTGACCTCCTGAGATTGATGGTACACATTTTCTGATGGTAAAGCACCTCCTTTCAATACAAATTTAgtgcaaaagaaaaacaaaatgtgttcCCTATTTGTGAAAACTACAAGTAATATTTCTAGAAAATAATATTTGTCATACAACGCTCTTTTGGGGAACAGCTCcttctacattaaaatgtattcatgtaaaaGAGCACCAGCATTTCATGAAAGCatcattaaatatttaacttttatacatatttaaattttgaagcaGAGATAATATGGTGATTGTGTATTCAACACTTACCATAAATCAGCCCAGTGGGTCTGTCTCTATTTGTGATGTGTGTTAGATGAACAGTATTACCTGGCCCCACCATGAAACTTGATGCTGACTCTCCCCACAGTTGCTGCACAGTTGGTCATACTGACTGATGGGCGGCCAGTGTCATCACTCATGACAGCAATAGTGGTGCTAATGGACAGTTCACTTACAGCCAGATCAAACGATCCGCTGTCTTTTCTGTGTAGTAACAAAGACATCAGGTGGTTTTGTCGTCTCCAAAAGCCTTAtttaatatattacttttatattatTCCTGTGGTTCCCAGATGGGTCTTCAGATTAATTTAGCTTCTAGATTAGTCATTTGGACAATCATACTTACATGATCCTGAGGTATTTTACTCTCCAATTGCCATGCAGACTGATAAAGGCATTATCAATTGAAAGACTGACTCCAGTACCAGGAACTAACCCCAGTGATGATTGGGGTAGACCCAGGTTTACTATCTGCATCCTGTAATATATACAGAGAaatcacattatttttatttttatgagtaTGATTAAATGATAAAAACACAAGGTATATACATGTGCAGAGGAGTCATTCTACAAAAAGGGTACCTGTTTGTATTTCTCTTTAATGTTTAAGTAACTGTAACAATGAATAGCTGATTCTAACTTTTACTGTATGTAATGTTTAGGCAATTTTTTAACCACAAAAATCTAGTAacgtttttttgtctttcttcatGTGGATGCCATTTTTTGGCCTGTTCCCAAAAACACAGGGCCTTGTTTCCAACTTGTTGCTGTATTAGCAACACATAAAATAGTATACTATTCCACACATCAAAGAAATATGTCAAAATGACATTATCAGCCTTTCAGGAAGTGAACTTTGTGTAGCAGGGTGAAGTCGACCTACTTGCTTATTGGCCAGTGTCATGCTAAAACTGTGAACCAATCAGTGAATATAAAAAGGGAGGGGTTCAGTTGCTTGGGATGTGTCATTGTTGGTACCGCCCCTTGCGGACGTCCTGCGTTGTGAATGAAGGATAGGTTAGTGCATCCTCCTTTTCCCTTTTGCTGTGCACTGGCTGCTTACTGTTTCCAGCTTCTCTGTGTAAGCAGCTGCAATCCTACATGGTGAGTGACAATCCATAGTGCAGTTTGCTGTGAACATCTATTGGTTTAATGTCGCACGTTTGAGGGTTTCCTTGGCTCATTATGGGCTCAATATACATCTACTGATGTGACTACGCTGCTGTTTTGCCTTTTACGTAACCACGGGCCCAGTATTGTGTTTGCTCAAGAGTGGGAGTTAGTTGGGAGACCAACGGTAAAATTAGTTGGCTGTTGTTCGGCCATTCTGTCTCCTTCCGGCTGTGCCGGTGGTGCCCTTATGAGTATGTGActgtttgcttttgtttatttgttgtttctcTTTCTTGTTTTGGTTGTATTGTGGTTTGTACACATTGAAttggtttatttttgtatttgtatctttACTTTATAgttgtgtttatttttctgttttctttgcaGTGGGTAGTGTGTTAATTATTTTGGTGACATGCTTTCTTTGCACGTGTCGAAATTGATCACATTTACCttaattgtttaatttgttaAATTGAGATTTGTGTTTGTGCAAATTGGTTTGTGcaaattgttttcttttgtttaaacCACTGATTACTTGGAGCTTGTTAGCACCGGCTAATCATTGttgtttatgtacagtatgtgacttATGtatgtattgttatttatttatttatttttttgtgtgtgtattcataGGAGCTGGGAAGGTTTAGAGTGGGAGAGGTTGGCTGCTGTCATCCTTTGGTGTGTCTCCACTGAATGCTgtgtaatatttttgtatttaattttataggTGTGTGTTGTGCTCTGGGTATTAAGTGTGGGGTGTAAATTTGGGGGTCGCAGCTAGCCTTCCCTCTCCCGTGTCCTTTGTTTTTGTGACTGGTGAACTGTGGTTTTGTATACGTGACGTGTGGTACCAGTCTTTTGTGACGTGTGTATGTTGAGACCGTTTAAATGCAGGGACCGAATGTTTTTAATTTCTGTATGCTTCAATAAAGTGATCCTCTCTGTATAATCTCTTGCCCACGTCTCTGTGCTCACCATACCTTTGGCTAATGAACCTGTGTGCCCCTATATAGGGCTGTTATTTCCCTGTGTACTCCGGGTGGCGTAGTCGACTATAGAGTCATTCATAGGGTTCTCATCCGCTCCCTTTATTTCTCTACCTTTGCGTCCCCTTCCCTTTTTGTTTTCTTCCTTGTAATTGCCCTGTACCTGACCGCCCCGCCGCATTTGCAAGGAAAAATAAAGGTCTTTTTTTCactatattttctgttttatatttctcAATAGGGGTCTTATAAAATGTCAACActgttaccatgattttgtaAATAACTGATCATTAAAAA
This DNA window, taken from Myxocyprinus asiaticus isolate MX2 ecotype Aquarium Trade chromosome 37, UBuf_Myxa_2, whole genome shotgun sequence, encodes the following:
- the LOC127428175 gene encoding bactericidal permeability-increasing protein-like isoform X3, producing the protein MQIVNLGLPQSSLGLVPGTGVSLSIDNAFISLHGNWRVKYLRIIKDSGSFDLAVSELSISTTIAVMSDDTGRPSVSMTNCAATVGRVSIKFHGGASWLYNLFSSFINKALRDALQKQICPLVADSIADMNPHLKTLNVLARVDKYAEIEYSMVASPAISSTSIDLGLKGEFYNIGQHKEPPFSPTPFSLPSEDTSMLYIGVSAFTANSAGFVYHSAGALSLNITDDMIPSGSPLRLNTGTFGVFIPQIAKMYPGLMMQLLVKTEKEPILTFESNNVTVQASSTVTAYAIQPNSTLSPLFVLNLGGSVSARVYVTELKLAGAVTLNEIYMSLAKSYVGPFQVTSLDNIFKMILKVTVIPKVNARLEEGYPLPAIGKMQLVNTQLQVLKDYLLIGTDVQFKG
- the LOC127428175 gene encoding bactericidal permeability-increasing protein-like isoform X2, whose product is MHFSTSHQFKAKVEIMFVWFFWSLLTLPEATGTNAGVNVKLTQKGLEYGRQIGIASIQQKLRTIHVPDISGTERVDPIGKVQYSFTGMQIVNLGLPQSSLGLVPGTGVSLSIDNAFISLHGNWRVKYLRIIKDSGSFDLAVSELSISTTIAVMSDDTGRPSVSMTNCAATVGRVSIKFHGGASWLYNLFSSFINKALRDALQKQICPLVADSIADMNPHLKTLNVLARVDKYAEIEYSMVASPAISSTSIDLGLKGEFYNIGQHKEPPFSPTPFSLPSEDTSMLYIGVSAFTANSAGFVYHSAGALSLNITDDMEGHGMQGRGGLTSSTVGFGRQRQNHPTGLGRECWAILPGGCALRAQVHLRDLRIPVGCHAIEGSESGRAGKSVSGRKSQLIMHFRGERDRTTFT